From the genome of Megachile rotundata isolate GNS110a chromosome 3, iyMegRotu1, whole genome shotgun sequence:
ACATCTAAAAATAAaggtaattgtaaattttttcaatgaaaaaaatCGAACTAGTTATTAcaaagtattattttaaaaattcctactAGAAAGACTATATTTTGTAGCTGAAGGTAAAAGCTGCCATCAACTATCGGTGAGTTCATCCTTCGAGGAAAAAGTTAGGCTCACATGCTGACACCGAAGACATCTTGAAATGTGTTCTCGAGTCACGAAGAACGAAGTGTTCCTATAATTGAATCGTAAATGCGTTCCAATGCTTCCCACGAAACAGCTGATGATAGTTTAATCCATGATTCTTCAGCTTTTTCCATCAATTTGTAATATACGTTATGGTAGAAAGCAAAATCACGAGGTAAGAAGAAACGAAAGATATGTATCGAGTGGAAAATACGAAGGATAAAACTTTCTTCTATATGTCGAGTCTCTCGATGGATTATTGTCGGCTTCAAGATAGGGGCATGGCGAAGAAATCACTAAAGGAGAAATTCGTGTAAAGATTTAAACTGATTACCCATGGTGAGACACGCAAAAACACGATTTCAGAATTGATGCAAAAGTAGAATGACATTCCTTCATGAGCGATGATTCATTCTAGAAAGAAATGAGAAGCCGTTAAAAAACATCGTACATTTAAATACACGcaataagaatatattttttaatgacaAACTAAAAATACTCGAATACCTCTTCCAAATGAAATATCTGCTTACAAGCTTAAAATATTCTAAGCTTACAAAAGATACCATAAACGGAACAAAACTCTCGCTCTATATCAGTCAACGGGTCCAACGTTTCCTAAGAAAATGtcgcaattatttattttccatgAAGACTTAGCAGGTGAACGTAACCCAAATATCGAACAGCTAGACATTTCGAAAAGCGATATCAACTACCTTGAGGGACGGCACGTTTAGAAAGTGAATCGTAGGTACTCGTCCATAAACCGAACACTTAGAGTGCAAATAAAAATTCCTCAAACACATGCTCTTTTATTTGCTATCGTCTTTGGAATGTTTCAAACGTCGCTCTTTTAGTTCTACCCACGCGCTGAGCAAACAATATACGTTACATTAGATACAATCTCTCCGAATATTTATTGACATCTACAGAGTATACACTCGTTACTGTGTTGActgttattacaaatatttaaaatgactTTGTTATCGGTGTTTAATACTTTTTGTGTGCGACTAATatagtttgtatatttttagtggacttttttatatttagagaATAATGAgatttacattattttctaaGATTGATGCAACGAATTCTGAAAGAAAAGATGAAACATTTCTGAGGAGTTCGCAATCTAGAGCATAAAGAGGTTGAATGATTTACGAACCGGAATTGCTGGAACGTATTCTAACAATTTCATGTAATATACTCCTAGCTGTCCGCAGTAAAGCAAAGAATTCGCTTTCATCCGACAAATACACGAATGTATCTTGTGCGAATTTAACCACTTATCGCTTTCAGCTTGTTAGCGGATCGAGTCGAGTGACTCGTCACCGTGGATAACTTCCTGAAACGACGTCCAAGTTCCTCTAGCGTCTCCCTCGACGTCTATccgttaaattgcaaaattgatccAGTGAAATTGACCTGTATCTCGTAATTGCTCGACTCCGTAAAATTTGCCTCGTAATTCCTCGGTCTGCAGGCCTGTTGCTTTTACGTTATAAATTTTCTTCCTTCGGTATGTATATACTTTCACCCGTGCAGGCATCCGTGATTATGAGCTTTTCAAATAAAACGCAACATCGTCGTGTTCCTTTTACGAAGATTCAATCTTGCGAAAGCTTATCGGTAACATCCTCTTCCTCTTCGCCTAAAAACAAGAAGGAGAAATGTACCTTCTTTGCATACCGTGACAAACTTTGACGACCTTGAAACTAAGACTAAATTACGTAAGCTGATTATAAACGCTGCGTGTGGCTTTGCCATGCTGGGATTAAATCACTTAATGATCAATAAAATTGTGCCAACGGTATCGTTGACGTCTACGGTCGGAAGCCTGTGTTTGCATGTTTAATTAATGAAAGAGGAATCGTTAGAAATCGTGCGAACCGGGGAAGGTTATAATCATTCATCGCGGAGAAGAGCCTATTCCTGGAAGCATCGATTGTGCCTAGCAGCGATAATTAGTTCCTTTAATTTGTGGGGACGCTTTTCACgcttttactatttattttaaacaaatagtTTTGTACCTGATGTATTCCCTTTtgttctgaaataaaaattgttctatTATCAAAAAActtgttcatttaatttaatgaaataaataaaaaataaatatatagcatGTAATAACAGTATGTAGTATAACAGAATAACACAGTGGATTAAATAGCAATATTGTACAATACAAGcattacataatattttatacgtAATGTTCTATATAATAATATCCTACATATCCCTAAAACACGAGTGACCTTTCGAAAGCAAAGTGAAATTCGCTGAGCGGATCCTCCATACACCGCAAATGTTCAACCTGCCGATCTCTAACATTTCTTAATCGTTTCGATTACCCCTTGAGGGCAATCATCGTCGAAAACAATCCGCAAAAGGAAAAGCAATGGCCCAGGCCCGAGGGCTTCCCGGAAGAGAAATCGCCTGACGCTATTCTGAAATCGAATGAACCGTAAAAAGGGTAAAAAAGAATTTCGTCAAACGCTAGTTGCCGCGCTCCAACTGGTTCCACCACTCTCCCGTCTGCAGGTAATCTGGATCACCGGGTATAACCTTGCTACATAACCTTGCCTCCCCATGAACTTCGTTTTTGCCGGACACAGGCGCGTAAATACCAAGGGAACGAAACCGCCTGGCTCGCTCGACCGGATCATCGTGTTCCCGATCACTTTCTCCGGAACGATGGGCCCACTGTGGCACGAAGTAAGATCGCCAGGTTCGTAGGAGGTGGACAAAGGCGAGGAGGAAGGAGAATGGACGTAGCGATGGGATCAATTTCCTGTTGATACGATGTAGAGATTAATACCACGGATACTCTTCTCCtctgaaattttattgaaattaatcaaATGTTAAACTGCATTTAAATCCTTTGCAGTATATTTGGAACGTTTCATACCCTTTTATAATCCTTTACAATTCTGTAAAGACATACAGAATtccttataattaaaaatgctcTTCAGATTTCATGATACACGTTAAATATGAACTATGGTTTTGAATGTAGTCTCTTAATTCGGTCATCCTACATAAAATTTCACTGCCATGTAGATATCATTACTTCTAGTTCAGATCTGAAAACATATAATGAAGTGATACAACCACCTTGAATTGATGAATGACCAAATAAATAATGAGAATATAAATGATGAGAAATGAAATGAATTACAGAATGAACAAGTAGGAGATCGGGCCCATCGCTACACGAGATTCGAGCTTTCCGTAACCCGTGTCCGTTGGAACCCACCACCATCGTGAGTTCCTTTCCTCCAGCAACGCGAAATGCCTCCTCCACCAGGACGACTTTACCACCACCTTCGCAACAGCTGGCCCAGCACATCGCGAACCATCTCCGACGATAGCACTGGGGGAGGAATACGCGCCTATATAACTACGGCGTTCCGCTGATTGGGCGAAGTAACTTACGTTTTCCTGCACTTAGGGAACAAGAGTAAGCAGCCCGAGCCCGACGGGCGGCATTGCGAGAAAATATGAGGATTCGCCCGGGATGCGCGGTCAGTTTCTATTCAAATAACTCTCGGCTACGGTATAATTTATCTTTGGTGGCGATCGTAAGCGCCGTTTGATTGTTCTCGGAAGGGGTGCGTTCGGTTAGACAACGGTGACATCCCATCGTATCTGGAGTAAGTAGTGAGTGTCACGATCGACGAATGGTGATCGACCGATCGTTGGGAGCGTCTTCAAGATCCTTGAAAGAATCGATTGCCATTTACCGATTGGACGAACACTGAATGCTCCAGACGATATCTCAGGGATTGGCATAACTTCTAAAATAACACGAAGATTGTTATGAGATATAATACAACTAAATATAGTTTTAATTTAGGTCATTCTAAATTCTTAACATATTAAGTcataatttaggaatatttaatCTGTATCACCTTGTTATTTCAGGACAACCGTGACCTGTTGATTTGCTTTTTATCATCCGCAAAAATATGGGGTGTTTATTCGGTGTATAAGGCAATATCTGTTATGCCGGTACCGTTCACTAGATACGAAAGAAATCGAGAACACCAAAGGCGAAACTGTAAAATGCCGGTCATTGTCGATGAACGTATTGCTTGATTATCGACGGCCAGTTCGAAAGTGATATTCCATAAACGAATAGCCATTAATAGTAATGCCGGGAATGCTGTCGCGAAAGAAGAAGAGATTTCTCCGTCTCTTCGACGAGTCTTTTATCTTGATCCAAATAAAACGTTTAATTCGACCGTGACCGTGTTCAATGTCAGTGAAATGTCATGTCTATGTAATTGTCTTCTTTCCAGGCTGCACTAGTAGTGCTACTGCAAGTCGCTTTGGTGGCGAGCAAGGCATTGGATCAGAATCAATTGCAACAGCAGAAGTCTCAGCAGCAAATTCCGTACGTGACATTCTTACATTActtctattaaaaaaaagaataaaattaactcTTTATTTATAACTTATCTGTCGAGTGTGTAGTACACACTGTGTACCCGCCTGTGGTAGCAGTACTGTaaactcaatttttaattttgtgaatttaaaattatttctttaaccTGTTTACTGGTCCCTGTTTCAACTGACAGGTtctaacatatttaaaatttattactcgTGTTTAGTCAGCGTTATAAGATCCGAGAACACCCAAATGTCAAATGGGCACTGCTTATAtctaaaaaaattgaacaattattaCAGAAATAGAAACTTAATACTTGAAGCAGAAGATACTTGATACAGACTTGATACTTGACACTAAGAAGCAGAATACTAATGAACTTATTGTACACAGATATGGCACAGCAGCCCAGAAGAGATGGGGCGGTGACGCAGGTGGCCATGGTGGAGATCTTGGTACAGGTTACGGTGGAGACGTAGGTGGCCACGGTGGAGACTTGGGTGGCCACGGTGGAGGCCTGAGTGGTCTAGGTGGTGACATTGGAGGTGGCTATGGTCATTCCGGAGGTGGTGACATCGGCGGTGGTTTTGGCCACTCTGGAGGCGGTGGTTTCGGTCACTCTGGCGGCGGTGACGCTGGCGGTGCTGTTGGTCATTTTGGCGGCGGAGATGGCGGTGGTCTCGGTCACTTTGGCGGCGGTGATATCGGGGGTGGTTATGGCCACTCCGGAGGCGGCGATGTCGGAGGTTATGGTCATTCTGGAGGCGGCGATATCGGAGGCGGTGACGCTGGTGGAGCGCTGGAAGAACACCACGATGATCATCATCACGATAAGGGTTACTGGAAGAAGAAGCTGATTTGGAAACCCGGCTGGAAGAAGATCTGGAAACCAGCTAAGAAACAGATCTGGAAACCCGCGTGGAAGAAGATTTGGAAGCCCGTGTGGGTGCCAACGCAGAAGGCTATATGGAAAGACATCCAGGTACCGGCGTGGAAGAAGATTTGGAAGCCTGTTTGGAAAGAGATCCAGGTACCAGTGTGGAAGGACATTCAAGTACCAGCTTGGAAGAAGATTTGGAAGCCTGTCTGGAAGCCTATCAAAGTCCCAGCATGGAAAGAAATACAGGTACCCGCATGGAAAAAGATCTGGAAACCCGTTTGGAAGGAAATCCAAGTACCAGCTTGGAAGGAGATTCAGGTACCAGCCTGGAAGAAGATCTGGATCCCGGAGTGGGTGAAAATCGGCATCCCAGGTGAACATTACCACGGTAAAGACCAACATGGTTGGGAGTACACCAGTCACGATCTCTGGAAGAAGAAGCTGATCTGGAAACCGCTTTGGAAGAAGTACTGGAAGCCAGCGAAGAAACAGATCTGGGTACCTGACAAGAAGCTCGAGTGGGTCGAAGCTTGGAAACAGATCTGGAAACCGGCAAAGAAACAGATCTGGGTGGACGACAAAAAGTTGATCTGGAAGGAGGAGTGGAAACAGATCTGGAAACCGTCGAAGAAGCTCATCTGGGTGCCCGACAAGAAGCTGGAATGGAAGGAGGCTTGGAAACAAATCTGGAAGACAGAGAAGAAGCAGGAATGGGTGCCAGACAAGAAATTGGCCTGGAAGGAGGCCTGGAAGCAGATTTGGGTACCTGCCTGGAAAGAGATCTGGGTACCAGCGTGGAAGAAGATCTGGAAGCCCGTCTGGATATCGGAGTGGTTCCCTGCAGAGGACCATCATCCGCCTCATCACGGATGGGAGGACCGGAAGGACACTCAAGCTCAAGGTAGCCAGATCGTACCGTACAGTTCCGAAGCAGCTGCCAAGCAGAACGCTCAGGGTCAACAGCAACAGCGTCAAGTCGACGAGAACAAAGTCAGGTGGGACAGATCGTCTAAAACGGAAGCTCCATCGATCAGCCAGGATTTAGTACCTCCGCCAGCGACGAACAATCAAAGCGGCCCAAACTTCGCGTTCCCGAAACGCTGATAGAGTAGTCACGCTTGTACAAACACTTTGCTGACAGAGTATTGTAACATAAGCCGTTGTATATATTACCTTACGTGTTAGATAAGTTGTAGGGAATTAAGTTTTTGGAGAATCTAATCGACTGACTCGGCGCCTTTTCTGTTTCCGAGGTTCGCGCATTTAACGCGTTATGTATATTAtctccatttttcttttttatactcGTTGTTGTTACCCTCCTTTGTTAACCACTGCCGTTACAAATAAAGTTgagtaatattttgttacatccATCTTGTTATTATTCCGCCACCGTCCTGCGAGCGCTGCAACGCAAACGAAATTACTAGAAATCTTAGTTACGAAATTTATACGATCGCGCGCAACATATAGACTTCCCTCGATTAAGGGAAAGTGGAGGACCTGAGCATTGTCcttattatttacattcaagGACAGCACGGTCCACATTACCTTTCCTCGGAATCAAAAGTAAATAGCGGGAGATATTTTCTAAAATAGAAAGCAAATGGTAGGAGAGATTTTCTAAAATCAAAAGCAAATGACCTCTCTTTAAGCCTACGTTGCATTCAAGTATACTTGAACCGAGTTAAAATATAACGTTAACAAAACAATGCTTCCTTCATGAAGTTGATTACTATTCTATGAGTACTGTCGCTAGTCTCACGCATTACAATCGACGTCCCAACTAAAACGTCGGTGTTACGAACTTCCCTAATATTTCGTTAACACCTCCGCATTACTGCGATTCGCTTTGTCATCGGTTTGCCCACGCTCGACATGACGCAACGTGGCTGCGAGTACGCCGCTACGAAACCGGAGAAAGTCGGATCTGTTATGGAAGGAAGTCGAGCCCGTTGGATATGGGAGACCTCGACCGTGGAGAAAGTGACCGTGCACCTTCTTACACGCTCGACCGTttaccattggcgtaactagcatTTTTGTACACGTGATGGACCAGTAGATTAACTTCTTTGTGAATTAACAAACACTTCGCGATTAACTTTACTGATTCGGTGTCTCACGAAaatcgaaaatgtgcaaaataaagaatttgtgaaatatcaaatttgaagGGCAAAGAATTTGGCAAATGTAGTATTAGAGAACTATGAAATTTTAGATGTAATTGGAAAATGAGATGaatataaaagtttgtaaattcctaaacacTGGTCCATACGTACGCCAATGTCAATTGCCCACATAAGTAAACACACGCGCGTGTACCATCGGCAATAATTAATCCGTTTACTCTCCCGTGTGCTCAGCAGCGCAGTGATACGTGGTAAGTCGTGTGAATCGTGCAGAATCGAACGCGGGAGAAACTTTTGCTTCGATCCATCGTGTCGTATCGGGAGGTCAAGCTTTTCATCGTGCGTGTCGTTTGATAGCCGCAGGAAAAAACTGGAGAAATGTCGTATGCCAGTATTTTCTAATCCATGTCGACGGTATGCTCGGTTTTCACTTTCCTCGCGGTCTTTCTCTTATTCTCATTTCGTCATACTTTGCGTCAGCGTTTCTATCTGTTCGAAGCTTCTGGAAATCATGATCATGCACGGACGCATTTTGTTTTCTCTCGTTTTAATTTCTCTATACTTTATACTTCCCTGTAATTTGTTGGCAAATTATTCTATCGATTCGAATTAATAACATACGAATGATCACCATCGTTGAGATACCATTATCTGTCTGTCTGTAGCATGTTTTTTTTAGTTACATATTGAGGTATTTGACACTTGAATATCTCTGCTGTTGGACGTAGAAAAAATTCTTCAGTAACCTTAATACCAGTTGGTATATTAACAGCTTTTTTTGTGGGTGAACACATATGAAGATCAACTTAATTTTTTTCTAGTGTACATGTTTTTATACTTATAATCTACTAAAGCAGTTTAAAACGGGTTATGGTTATAGTTGAATGATCTTGAAAATCAAGATCATTGAAGATGGACTCTGAtgcaaaataatttactttataGAAGACAAGATTCATGTTTCTAAAATGTGTTATACAAAGACAAATAAATCACCGGAGTGTTTGATCATTTCctcgaaataaattatttcccaTCGCTCTTGATCTTCAATGACCTTGAACGAGTTATTGTAAACATCTTAAAGAGCTCTTTTAGACTGCACAAAAATAAGGcatttcattaaaaaagaaaaattaaattgattttcaTATACTCTTTGTATGTTGTTTCTTTTTGTTTGTTTGAAATTTACCATGGTGAATGTAATGTCTTTGGGTAATCTCTTGAAGTAATTTCATCTTTTATATGTTGCTTTATCCTGTATGTTCACATACGTGAATTTTTCGATTCGTATGTACTTCAAACACATTTTTGCAGATTTTTCACCACCGTTTTCCTGGAAATATATTTGGTTATTAAACAAATGTTGAGTTCGAAGAGATGCTTGAAGGACGCACGTAACTTCCGGTTAAACGTTAAAATAAACTATTCCTCTCGCTATTTGCAGTTGACCTGGTTCTATCTTCCATCGAGTTCCTTTAACGCTTTACcgccgtttctttttctttctttactcGCAGCATTTTCTTGATGGCACAATTGTGTACGTTCAAGGCCGTTTCTCCGTGAACGCTATCCTTTCAGGTTCCTCTTGCCTCGAAGCCCTAGTCAAATGGAAATCTCTCGCTTTGAATGGGCCAAGATAACGATCAATTTTGCACGTTAACGACGAGTTTCAAAGCATTAAGGAAATTTCGCACAGAAACGAAACAATGCATAATTAACGTGGTAGCACCTGAACGGTTTCTACCTTGTATTACAATCCGAAGTTCGCACAAATTTGACAGGTTTCGGGTACATGAACTTTTTCAAAACAACCGCGTTACGGTTTGCAAACTAGAaagcaatttctaatttccaacaATCTCGAATCACCGTATTAGAGAGAATCCTCGACAGAAGAAAGAAATCCTCCCACTACTCGGTTGTTTTGAATCTGCAAATATCGCTGGTGAAACATCATTGGCATATATTCGCCATTAAAACATTCCACCACGTTGACGTTAGTATTTAAATGATCATCTGAAAGAAAACAGGATGTAACAAGAaagtgtaaataataaatagtataGATCACTACTTACTATTGGTTTAAACATCTTCGGATCGATGAGTGCAAATTAATTTGCCATTTGATTTGATACAGTTTCTGTAATTcaaaaaagaattaaatgtCAAGCAATCGAATTTCGTTTACATAAAAACGATATTCTAGAAACGAAGTTACTTTCCAAAAAACTTTCTACAAAGATAACTCGGCGATGCATCGTGGGCGTATCGAAAGTCCGCATTGTGGAAGGTCAACAACGACTCCAATAAATCCAAAACGTATAATTAAAGCGGGTCCGTGAACCTGTAGAATTGTGTCATATTTTCCCTGCTGCTCATTGAAAAACCAGTTTGACTGCGATTAGCCTGTCAACCAGGAAATAATTCTTGACTTTCAAACATTGCTGCAATTCTACTCGAACCACTTTctttataaacaaataaaattgtagactcttggtattttacaaaaataaaatagctaCTTGATTAAACATTTAACTCGCGTCTAGCATCATTATTCTTCGAGCCGGAACTTCTGTTTCCAGAGAAATCAAATTTTTGCTAAATGTCTTCCGTATAGAGAGTCCGGTGATCTCGTGTGTTTTGTATTCTAAACGGAAGCCATCAAGTATGCGATGCCAGCAAATTGCTCGTATGAAAATGAACAGGAATTACAGGAATACGATGGTTTCCTTCTCAGGAGAATAAATAATACGTTGTCGTAACAAGTAAAGTGCTCTCTTTTCCATCTTATTTTGAACTCATACACCCTGCATACTATAGATGTACCGCTGTATGGTTAACTGACCAAGACGTAATCTCCACGTTCTACTTCTCTGCTCCATCAAATACACAAATTGTTGTatctaaaaattacaataattgttattaataattccacacttctaatatatttttaaatagttaaTACATTTTGAAATAGTATGTCATACATACTTAATGAGTTAAACGTTGTGATACCAAAAAACATTGTGTTACCAAAAACCGATCAaagtttatacaaaataaatatctaaaagAAGAGAACCactatatcatgcttatatcATGCAATAATTGAAAATGGAAATTCAGTACTGACGCACACAAAGAGAATGATCGTTGAATATGTAGCCAACTCATCCCGAGTATTGTGCTGTATCAGCTTCAAAAAAAAGACCGATACCGCTTCTATAACACGGTACCGAAGAGTACCATGTAAAGGATGTGTTCTCATACAAAAAGATATTTTTGTCAGAGGCCATGGGTGTCACTCCGATAATATCACAGGGTGGCACCAGaatcgttttttttttcgttgGCACACATATATATTCCGTGGCATAGTAACTGCATTCGAAGTCACCAAATGTGAAGTATCAGTGTTACCGAAGATGCTCTACGCGGTGATTTGTCTTCTCCTCGTTCTTCTCTGTATCTTCTGCGTCTACGATTGCGTCAAACCACATAATTTCCCTCCTGGTGCGTTAGTGTGTGATTATCAGGAGTTAATAACTCTGAACTTTATCTTGGAGCATATAAACTACACCGAATGTTTAATTGAAAGTTTTAGAACTTATCTAAAAGTTTCAATTAACGTGCTAGGGCGATACAAAAGTTCTGCTGTATTTGAAATAGATTCTAGAGGTACAAAATTCTTTAGAGTATACTAAAACTATACAATACAAGCTAGTACAGTTTTGACGATTGAACATTATTCCAAAGACTGCAAACAAAGAACAGCTTTAATTTCAATATACTTCTTATGCAGgcacataattaaaaaattggctAATATTCAATTTAAACTGTATCCATGCATTTCAAATTAAGATACAGGTATAGCAAACTTTTGAAGCTAATCTAATTTGTACGAAGTTTTATCTTTTCAATGTAATCACGTGTTCTTCTGAATAGGTCCAAAATGGATACCATTGATCGGTTGCTTCCTCACGTTCCGACGACTGAAGTCGAAGAACGGCTACGTTTACTTAGCGTTTCATGAACTAATGAAAAGTTACGGCCCCATTCTGGGCCTGAAACTGGGAACTCAGAAGGTGGTTGTGGTTTCGACACACGACTTAGTAAAAAAAGTTCTTCTTCAGGACGAGTTTAACGGCAGACCAGATGGATTCTTCTTCAGGGTCCGTGCGTTTGGTAAAAAGAGAGGTAACGTATTACCTATATTTATTTCATCTAATTAATAAACGT
Proteins encoded in this window:
- the LOC100884105 gene encoding uncharacterized protein LOC100884105, coding for MRIRPGCAAALVVLLQVALVASKALDQNQLQQQKSQQQIPYGTAAQKRWGGDAGGHGGDLGTGYGGDVGGHGGDLGGHGGGLSGLGGDIGGGYGHSGGGDIGGGFGHSGGGGFGHSGGGDAGGAVGHFGGGDGGGLGHFGGGDIGGGYGHSGGGDVGGYGHSGGGDIGGGDAGGALEEHHDDHHHDKGYWKKKLIWKPGWKKIWKPAKKQIWKPAWKKIWKPVWVPTQKAIWKDIQVPAWKKIWKPVWKEIQVPVWKDIQVPAWKKIWKPVWKPIKVPAWKEIQVPAWKKIWKPVWKEIQVPAWKEIQVPAWKKIWIPEWVKIGIPGEHYHGKDQHGWEYTSHDLWKKKLIWKPLWKKYWKPAKKQIWVPDKKLEWVEAWKQIWKPAKKQIWVDDKKLIWKEEWKQIWKPSKKLIWVPDKKLEWKEAWKQIWKTEKKQEWVPDKKLAWKEAWKQIWVPAWKEIWVPAWKKIWKPVWISEWFPAEDHHPPHHGWEDRKDTQAQGSQIVPYSSEAAAKQNAQGQQQQRQVDENKVRWDRSSKTEAPSISQDLVPPPATNNQSGPNFAFPKR